The genomic region TCGGCTCGGACACCGACATGCTCAACGGCGCCGACTATCTCTGGCAGGTCTACACCAAAGCCAAGCCTGACTACACCGGCCGGGTGACGGTCCCGGTGCTCTGGGACAAGCACACCCAAACCATCGTCTCCAACGAAAGCGCCGACATCATCCGGATGCTGAACTCCGCTTTCGATGGCATTACCGGCAACCGTCTCGACTTCTACCCCATGGACAAGCGCGAGGAGATCGACCGGCTCAACGCCCGGATCTATGACGACATCAACAACGGCGTCTACAAGGCCGGGTTCGCTACCACCCAAGATGCCTACAGCGAGGCGGTCATCAAGCTTTTCGACGCGCTCGACTGGGTCGAGGGTATCCTGGAGCAACAGCCCTTTCTGGCGGGCACCGCGCCGACGGAAGCCGATTGGCGCCTCGTGACCACGCTCATGCGGTTCGACGCCGTCTATGTCGGGCATTTCAAATGCAATATCCGGCGGATCGCCGATTATCCGCACCTTTCAAAATACCTCAAAACCCTTTGCGACTGGCCGGGCGTGGCCGGCACCGTTCATATCGACCACATCAAGACCCACTATTATTGGAGCCACACCACCATCAACCCGCACCGGATCATCCCCGAGGGGCCGGAGCTCGATTTTCTTGAGTAGCGCTACCACTTGCTCGCGGGAGGCCGTCCCTCGATGATCTCGCTCAGGCGCCGGGCAGCACCCGGCGCCATCTCGGGCGGCAAGTCGTCGAACGCGAACCAGCCGATCTCGGCAATCTCCTTATTGGGCACGAACGGACGGGACTCGTGCGCAGCGCGCGCGACAAAGACGGCGACGTGGTCGCGATCGGTATAGATGGTGGCGTGGTAGAGGCCCTGTAGCGTCATGGGGCCGTCGATCGCGAAGCCCGTTTCCTCGAACACCTCCCGCCGCGCCGCCTCCTCGGCGCTCTCTCCGGGATCGACGCCACCGCCGGGGAGCTGCCAACCGGACACGTAGCCGTGCCGTACCAACAGGACCTTGCCGTCCACCAGAACCGCAGTGCGCGCGCCCAGCGTCAGGTGCTTGTAGATCCCGACTGCCCGCAGCATGAGCCCGAACTTGAATCGTTGCCAGTTCGACAATCACAACTCCTTTACCCAACCCATTACAAACTGTGGCAAACCCTTCTATCGGCCATTTTCTTGCCACTGGCAGCGTGCCATTACTGGCGCTCAATGATGACGCTCGCGCACATATCGGACATCCATCTTTCGCCCCTGCCACGCCCCAGCCTCAAGGATCTCGCCTCCAAGCGGATCACCGGCTGGCTCAATTGGCAACTCAGCCGCGCCCGCATGATGCGCCGGGATACGCTTTCCGCTCTCATTGCGCACCTCAAATCCCACCAGCCCGACATGACCGCCGTAACCGGCGATCTGGTCAATCTCGCGCTCGATGAGGAAACGGCACGGGCCGCCAACTGGCTTTCGGCATTGGGCAAGCCGGAGACCGTGTGCGCAATACCCGGAAATCACGACGCTTATGTCAGCGGAGCGCTCCCGGTCGCGCTTTCCGCCTACGGGCCCTACATGTCCGGTGAAACCCTGGACGAAAACCCCTTTCCCTATGTGCGGCGCTTCGGACAGGTCGCCCTTGTCGGCCTTTCAAGCGCCGTCGCGACCCTGCCCTTCGTTGCAGCCGGCAGGCTTGGCCGCGAACAGATCGCCCGCTGCGCGCGCATCCTCAAGCTCCTGGGTGATGCGGGTTATTTCCGCGTGGTGATGATCCACCATCCCCCCAACCACGAACTCGCCCGCTCGCGGCGTCTGGGGCTTTGGGATGGTCCTGATTTCCGTACCGCGCTCAAGGAAAACGGCGCCGAATTGGTCCTTCACGGCCATACGCACCTTTCCTCGATCAATTCGATCCCGGGTGCTGACAACGAGATCCCCGTGATCGGCGTCGCGGCGGCCTCATCGGCTCCCGAAGGTCACGACGCGCCCGGCCGCTATAACCTCTTCCGCATCGAGCGCGTGGGCAAGCAATGGTCTTGCATGATGCGCGAATACGGATATCAGAGAATAGGCGACGAGATCGCATTGCGGCTGCAAATGCGCATATACTGATTAGCGAACGCGCCAACCCAGGGCGGGACCCATTGAACGATTCCCGATTCATCATCGAAGCTCCCCAGTTCGATCTCCTGACCGGCGAAGCCGTATTCACCTATCGGCTCGACGATTTTGAGTTCACTGAGATCCTGCGGTTCAATACAAGCAACATCGACCAAACACGGGCCGGTTCCGACGCCTTTGTTTCCTTGCTCGATCTGACCGCGGCGGTGTTGGGCGTGAGCTATTTCAAGCTGCGCGCTCCCTTCGAGATCGATGCCACCGCCTTGGGATTTTCCCAGGCACAGCAAGCATTTCTGCTCGATGTCTATGAAAATGGACTCGGTGAATTCTACGCCCGAAACGATCTGAAACGCTTCGGCCGCCTCTCCCTCACCGCCGGCCCCGCCCGCGACCTCAATCCGGTCGCCCTCCCCGACAAATCGCTGGTTTTGATCGGCGGCGGCAAGGATTCCCTGGTCAGCGTCCAGCTTCTCGAACGTGCCGGCCTGGACCTGACGCTCTTTGCCGTAAACCCCAAAGGCCCCATCCTTTCGACCAGCGAACGCTCGGGTCTTCCCTTCATTTCGGTCGAACGCATTCTCGATCCCGAGATGATCCGCCTCGGCCAGCAGCCCGGTTTCTATAACGGCCACGTTCCCTCGACGGCCATCAATTCCATGATCGCGGCCCTTGCCAGCCTGCTCTATGGCTTTGATAAAATTGTGCTTTCCAACGAACGCTCGGCCAGCGAGGGCAATGTCGAGTTCGACGGCCGCCTCGCCAATCACCAGCATTCGAAGTCCCTCGATTTCGAACGCGCCATCGCCGACACCCTCTCGTCGGCAACCGGCGGTGCGCTGCAATACTTCTCCCTGCTGCGCCCCTATTCAGAAGCGCGGATTGGCCAGCTTTTTGCCCGCTCGACGCGCTATGACGACGTGTTTTCAAGCTGCAACCGCAATTTCCGCCTCGCCGGCCACGACGGCCCGCTCTGGTGCGGAAAGTGCCCCAAATGCCATTTCGTCTTCCTGATCCTGGCCCCGCACATGGACCGGGCAAGGCTTGAAGCCATCTTCGGCCAGAACGTTCTCGACAACCCCGACAATATCGGCCCCTACCGTGAGCTTACTGGGCTGATCGGCCACAAACCCTGGGAATGTGTCGGCGAAATCCTGGAGGCCGCAGCCTGTCTCTGGCGCATCGCTGATGACCCTCAATGGCGCGACACCGCCGTGCCCAAGGCCCTTAAGCCCGAGCTGGAAGCATTCTACGGCGCCGGGCGCCTCCAATGGGCATATCAAGAGCTGATGACCGACAGCAGCGACCATCTCATCCCCCAAGATATCGAAACGGCGGTAGCTCCTCATGCAAATTGACGGCCCCGTACTTCTCTACGGCGCTGGCCGCGAGGCCCGCTCCACGGCGGATTTTCTGCGCCGGACCTATCCGAACTTGGAACTGTTCGTGACCAGCGACGACGGATCGGCCGAAATCGAGGGGGCAGCCTTCATTTCGCCCGAGGATGCACAGAAGGTTTCCCGGTTCGGCACGATCGTCAAAAGCCCTGGCGTTTCGCTTTATAAACCCATCTTTGACGCGGCGCGCGCAGCCGGCGTTCCGATCACATCCAACCTCAATCTCTGGGGAGCTCATTTCCGCAATGGCCGCACCGTAGTTGCCATTTCGGGAACCAAGGGGAAATCGACCACCGCCACCCTCGTCCACCTGATGCTCAAGCATTCCGGGGTTGATGTGGTTCTGGCCGGCAATGTGGGAATTCCCCCGCTCGACGCAGCCGGAACAGCCCAGACTGTGGTTCTCGAACTCTCCTCCTACCAAACCGCCGATATCGACTTTGCCCCCGATATCGCAGCGATTTCCAACCTCCATCCCGAGCATGTCGACTGGCATGGCGGGCTCGACAGATACTATAGCGACAAGCTCAATCTGATCGCCAAGGGCCCGCGCCTAGTTGCCATCGGACCGCAGGCTGCGACGGTCGAACGCGTCATCAAGTCCATTCCTGCCGGAACAGCCCGCGTCCCGGCCCTCGACGTCGAATTGAGCGATGCCATCCTCATGGCCGCGATGAATTCGCGTCTCAAGGGTGCCCACAACCACGACAATGCTCGCCTGGCTGCTGCCATCGCGCTGGCTGCCGGTGCATCGCGTGAGGGTATTTTCGCTGGCGTCGAAGCTTTCGTGCCGCTCCCGCATCGGCTTGAGGAGTTGATGGTGGGCGATATCCTTTTCGTCGATGACTCGATTTCCACCACCCCCGAGGCCACAAAAGTGGCGCTCGCGGCCTATAAGGGCAAAAAGATCGCGCTGATCGCCGGAGGCCATGAACGCCAGCAGGACTATACCGATCTCGCCAATCTCATGGGTCTAACAAGCGTTGTCATGCTGTGTTCCCTGCCCGTAACGGGACCGCGCCTCGCCCAGGCCGTTCGTGAAAATGCACCCATTCCGGTTGCGGAATGCTCGACGCTCGATGAGGCCATGCAGGCCCTGGCGTCTGCCGGCCATGTTTTCGATACCGTCATACTCTCGCCGGGCGCGCCGAGCTATAACCAGTTCAAGAACTTCGAAGAGCGCGGGGACAGGTTCAAGGCCCTCGCACGGCAATATTTCGGTTAACGTTTAATGACTTACCTCTATCTTCTCTGCGCCATTGTCGCAGAGGTCGTTGCCACGTCCGCACTTCGGGCCACGAACGGCTTTACCAACCTTCTGCCCTCGATAATCGTTGTCGTAGGTTATGCGGCGGCATTTTATTTCCTGTCATTGACGCTGCGCACGCTACCGGTGGGCATCGCCTATGCCATCTGGTCGGGCCTCGGCATTGTGCTGATCTCGATCGTGGGTTGGGTCGTCTACAAGCAGGCTCTGGATCTCCCCGCGATGGTCGGCATGGGACTGATCATCGCGGGCGTCATCGTGATCAACGCCTTTTCGCGCGCCGGACACTAGCCTCCAAAGGCGCTAGACGAGCTTTGACACGCTCGCGAATTTCGCTTCGAGTTCGGCCTGCATCTCCTTGGCTTTGGCTTGCAGCCGCGATTGTGCACTTTGGGCCGCCAATTCACCGATACCCTGAATCTGGAGATTGGCTGCAGCTTGGAACCCCGCAGCCAGCGCATTGGAACTGGCCTGGAAGTCTTCCATCATCTCGCGCCGCTTGATGCGTGCGGCTTCCATCTCCTGCCAAGCGGACTGCTTGGGGAACCAGTTCATCTTCTTGAAGCCGCTGACACCTGCCATGCTCCCGAGCGTAAGCGCGGGCCTTTTAACATTACGTTAGCAATCACGCCGGCGCGAATTCGGGCTTGATCTCTTCGAGCTCGATCAACGTGCCATCGAAATCCTTGGGATGCAGGAATACGACCGGCAAGCCATGGGCGCCCCGCTTCGGGCGCCCATCCCCCAGGACACGTGCACCGCTCTCGGTGAGAACACGCACGGCCGCCGCCAGATCACCAACCTCGTAGCAGATGTGATGCATGCCCCCGTCCGGGTGCCGCTCAATAAAGTCGGCAATCGGCGAAGCTTCGCCCAGCGGCTCAAGCAATTCGACCTTTGTGTTGCCCGTATCGATGAAGACCACCCGCACCCCATGCTCCGGCAGGCTTTGTGGCTCGGAAACCCTGGCGCCGAGCAGATCGCGATAGCGCGCTGCGGACCGCTCCAGGTCTGGCACCGCTATGGCGATGTGATTTACGCGCCCGATCATCGGTTGGATAACTTTCCCTCGATCCGGTCGAGCACAGCAAAGGCCGCATCGAGCACGTTGGTTCCGGGCCCGAAAATCTCGGCCACGCCTGCCTTAAAAAGGAAATCGTAATCGCCTGTCGGGATGACTCCACCGACAAAGACCGGCACCTCAGCGAGGTTGCGCTCCCGAAGCGCGATGATCAATTCCGGCACCAGCGTTTTGTGCCCCGCCGCGAGCGATGAGACCCCCACCGCGTCGGCTCCAAGCGCTTCGGTGTTCGCAGCAACCTCCGAGGGCGTTTCGAACAGGCTCCCCATATGCACGCAAAAGCCTATGTCCGTGAATGCGGTCGCGATCACCTTGGCCCCGCGATCGTGCCCATCCTGCCCCATCTTGGCGATGAAGATCGCAGGCGGTCGTCCATGCCGGTCCGAAAACGCGGCGATCCTTTCTTTCGCCTCGCTGAACTGCGGATCGCCTCGGTATTGATCGCTGTAGACGCCGGAAAGCACACGGGTATCAGCCTCGTAGCGGCCGAACACCTCTGCCATGGCCTCTGAAATCTCGCCCAGCGTGGCCCGCGCCCGAACGGCTTCGATGGCCGCGGCCAAAAGGTTTCCCTCGTCCTTGGCCGCATATTCGCGCAAGCCATCCAGCGCCGACCTGCACCGGGCATCATTCCGATTGCGGCGAACATCGTTCAGCCGCTGGATCTGAGCAGCTCGCACCCGGGCATTGTCAATTTCGAGCGTCGGTATGGGTATCTCGGTCTCCAGACGATACCGGTTGACGCCCACGATCACCTCTTCACCCCGATCGACCGCAGCCTGCCGGATAGTTGCGGCCTTTTCGATGGCCAGCTTGGGTTCGCCTGATTGCACCGCGCGGGTCATCCCGCCCTGCGCCTCGATCTCGGCAATCAGGGCACCGGCCTTCTCGACGAGTTGCTCGGTTAGCGCTTCGACGTAGTAGGAGCCCCCCAGCGGATCGACCACGTCGGTGACCTTGGTTTCATGCTGGAGGATCAATTGCGTATTGCGGGCGATCCGCGATGAGGTTTCGCTCGGCAGCGCGATGGCCTCATCGAACGAATTGGTGTGCAGGCTCTGTGTGCCTCCAAGCACCGCCGCCAGTGCCTCATAGGCGGTGCGCACGATATTGTTGTAGGGGTCCTGCTCTGTCAGCGACACGCCTGATGTCTGGCAGTGCGTCCGCAGCATCTTGGAGCGGACATCCTTCGCCCCCAGTTCGGTCATGATCCTGGACCACAGCGTACGCGCTGCCCGCAGCTTGGCCACTTCGACGAAGAAATTCATCCCGATGCCGAAAAAGAAGCTCAGCCGGCCGGCGAACTTGTCGATATCGAGCCCGCGCGCTTGCGCAGCGCGCACATATTCCATTCCATCGGCCATGGTATAGGCCAACTCCTGTATCGCCGTCGCCCCGGCCTCGTGCATGTGATAGCCCGAGATCGAAATGGAATTGAACTTCGGCATGTGGTCGGCGGTGTAGGAGATGATGTCTCCAACGATCCGCATGGATGGTTCGGGCGGATAGATATAGGTGTTTCGGACCATGAACTCCTTGAGAATGTCGTTCTGGATGGTCCCCGAGAGCTTCTCGGGCGGCACGCCCTGCTCTTCCGCCGCCACGATGAACATGGCCAGAACCGGGATCACGGCCCCGTTCATGGTCATCGATACGCTCATCTGGTCGAGTGGAATGCCGTCAAAGAGGATTTTCATATCCTCGACGGAATCGATGGCGACCCCTGCCTTGCCAACGTCGCCCGCGACCCGCGGATGATCGGAATCATATCCCCGATGAGTGGCAAGATCGAAGGCAACCGAAAGCCCCTTCTGTCCCTGCTCGAGCGCCTGACGATAGAACCTGTTGCTCTCTTCGGCCGTCGAAAACCCAGCATATTGCCGGATGGTCCAGGGCCTGTTGGTATACATCGTCGCCCTGATCCCGCGGGTAAATGGCTCGGCGCCGGGGATGGCCTCATCCTGCCCAAAATAAACGGGCTCAACGGACAGGCCGCCATAGTCGCGGTTCAAGGTATCGAGCGGGACATCGCGCAGTTCTCCGCTGGCGATATGAGACCAGACATCGCGCGCGCCCTTGCTCATCACACCGCCTCGAACTCCATGATCACGGCATCGACTGTCAGGATGTCGCCCGCCCCGGCGTTGATCCTGGCAACGCGTGCCCGTCGCTCGGCCCTGAGGACGTTTTCCATCTTCATGGCTTCGACAATAGCCAGGCTTTGCCCCTCCTCGACCACATCGCCCTCAGCGACATCCATCCGCAGGATCTGCCCCGGCATGGGGCACAACAAAAAGCGGCTCATATCGGGAGGCGCCTTCTTCGGCATGATCCGCATGAGATCGGCAACATGTGGCATGACCACCTTGGCGGTGATATCGGCTCCACGATAGCGCATCCGAAAGCCCGAGGTAATCCGGTCCATCTTGACGTATAGCGTACGCCCGTCGATTTCGGTTGCGGTCAGGCTCGCGCCTGGCTGCCAGCCATCCTCGATCAGCAACCCCTGTCCGTGATCGGTCATCAGCACGAACGCCTCTCCGGACTTCGGGATGGAAAAGTCCCACCGCCGGTCACCAATGATGACACTACGCTCAGCGATCACATGCTCGCGCGTCAGTGGTGTCGGCTCGATAAATCCGCGCGTTTCGAGCTGGAAAGCGGCACGGCAGGCCAGCGCAGCCAAGGTCTGAAGCGTGTCGTGATCGAGTTCGACGCCCGAAAAACCCGCTGGAAATTCCTCGGCGATATAACTCGTCGAAAGCCTTCCCTTACGGAACCTGTCCTGCTGCGTCACCGCCGCAAGAAACGGTATATTGTTGCCCACCCCCTCGATCTCCGATTGATCGAGCGCCACTGCCAACCCATCGATCGCTTCGGTTCGAGAAGGCGCCCAGGTAACGAGCTTGGCGATCATCGGGTCGTAGTAAGGACTGATTTCGCCCCCCTCCTCGACGCCGGTATCGTTGCGCACGACGAGTTGGGCCGAGGCTTCCTCGGTAGGTGGCCGGTAGCGCTTAAGCCTCCCTGTGGAAGGGAGGAAATTGCGATAGGGGTCTTCCGCATAAATCCGCGCTTCGACTGCCCAACCGTTGAACCGTATCTGCTCCTGGGTCCAGCGCAGCTTCTGACCATCGGCGATCCGGAGCATCTCTTCGACAAGATCGAGCCCCGTTATCAGCTCGGTCACCGGATGTTCGACCTGCAGCCGCGTATTCATCTCGAGGAAGTAGAAGTTGCGGTCCTTGTCGACGATGAACTCGACGGTGCCGGCGCTGACGTAGTTGACAGCCTTTGCCAGCGCCACCGCCTGCTCGCCCATTTTGGCGCGCGTCGGGGCATCGAGAAAGGGTGAAGGAGCTTCCTCTATGACCTTTTGGTTGCGCCGTTGGATCGAGCATTCCCGCTCGCCCAGGTGGATGCAGTTTCCCAAGGCATCAGCGAGAACCTGTATTTCGATATGCCGGGGCTGTTCGATATATTTCTCGATAAACACCCGGTCGTCGCCGAACGATGACGCCGCTTCCGATTTGGCCCGCTCGAACCCCTCGGCCACTTCGGCTTCGGACTTCACGATCCGCATACCCTTCCCGCCACCGCCGGCTGAGGCCTTGATCATTACCGGGTAGCCGATCTTTCCGGCGATCGCCGCCGCCTCCTTGGCGTTCTCGATCAGCCCCATATGGCCCGGCACGGTGGATACGCCGGCCTTCGCCGCGATCTTTTTGGACGTGATCTTGTCGCCCATCGCCTCGATCGCCTTGACCGGGGGGCCGATGAAATAAATCCCCTCCTGCCGCAGGCGTTCTGCAAATTCTGGGTTTTCCGAAAGGAACCCATACCCCGGATGGACGGCCACCGCGCCGGTCTGCTTGCAGGCGGCAATGATCCTGTCGATGTTGAGATAACTTGCTCCTGCCGGCGCCGCCCCGACGTGAACGGCTTCATCGGCCATCTTCACATGCAGAGCGTCGCGATCGGCATCGGAATAGATCGCCACCGTCTGAACGCCCATCCTGCGTGCCGTCTTGATGATCCGGCAGGCAATCTCCCCGCGATTGGCTATGAGGATTTTGGAAAACATCAGGCAATCCTCACAACGGAATGTTCCCGTGCTTTTTAACCGGTCCCTGCGCCTTCTTGTGCCGCAGCGCCTCGAGTGCCCTCGCCACCCGCCGACGGGTGTTGTGCGGCATGATCACGTCGTCGATGAACCCCCGCTCCGCCGCCACGAACGGGTTGGCAAACCGGTCCTCATATTCCTTGGTCCGCGCCGCAATCTTGTCGGCATCGCCCAATTCGGAGCGATAGAGAATCTCGGTTGCGCCTTTCGCGCCCATAACGGCAATTTCGGCACTCGGCCAGGCATAGTTCACATCCGCGCGGATGTGCTTTGAAGCCATCACGTCATAGGCCCCGCCATAGGCCTTGCGTGTGATCACCGTCACCTTGGGTACAGTGGCTTCTGCATAGGCGAACAGCAGTTTGGCCCCATGCTTGATGATACCTCCGTATTCCTGAGCCACGCCGGGCAGAAAGCCCGGAACGTCGACGAAAGTGAGGACAGGAATTTCAAAGCTGTCGCAGAACCGGATGAACCGCGCCGCCTTTTTCGAGGCGTTGATGTCCAGACATCCGGCCAGCACCATGGGCTGATTGGCAACAACGCCTACCGTCTGCCCGTTGAGCCGGATGAAACCGATCAGGATATTGCCCGCATGCTCCCGCTGCAGTTCGAGAAAATCGCTCTCATCTGCGACCTTTTCGATCACCTCCCGCATGTCGTAGGGGGTATTGGCATTGGCCGGGATCAGCGTATCGAGGCTGTCCTCGCGCCGGTCGATCTGATCGTTGGTGGCAACGCGCGGAGCGCGTTCCCGAGCGGAAAGCGGCAGGAAATCGAAAAGCCGGCGAACCTCGAGCAGTGTTTCGATGTCGTTTTCGAACGCTGCGTCAGCCACCGACGAAATCTTGGTGTGCGTCAAAGCTCCGCCCAGTTCTTCATGGGTCACGCTCTCATTGGTCACCGTCTTGACCACGTCCGGCCCGGTCACGAACATGTAGCTGGTGTCCTTGACCATGTAGATGAAATCGGTCATGGCCGGCGAATAAACGGCACCACCCGCGCACGGCCCCATGATCACCGAAATCTGTGGCACCGCACCCGAGGCCTGCACGTTACGCCAGAAGACTTCCGCATAGCCGCCCAGCGAGGTCACGCCCTCCTGAATCCGCGCCCCGCCGGAATCGTTCAGCCCGATGATGGGCGCCCCGTTTTGAACCGCCAGATCCATGATCTTGCAGATTTTCTGGGCGTGCGTTTCGCTCAGCGAGCCGCCGAATACCGTAAAGTCTTGCGAGAAGACGTAAGCCAACCGCCCGTTGATCGTACCCCAACCGGTTACCACCCCATCCCCCGGTACGATCTGCTCGTCCATGCCGAAATCGCGCGCACGGTGGGTGACGAACATGTCGTATTCTTCAAAACTTCCCGGATCGAGCAGAACGGCCAGCCGTTCGCGCGCCGTCAGTTTACCCTTGCCATGCTGCGCCTCTATGCGCCTGGAGCCTCCGCCTAGGCGCGCGTCCTCGCGCCTTTTCTCGAGCGCATCGATGACATCCTGCATGTCGCCCCTCCATATCACGCCTGACACTAGCGCAATTTTCGCCTTTGGCGAGAGCCGAAGTTATTGAGAGTCCATGGCAATCGGTGCGGATCAGTGTTTGGGTTGAACGATCACCCGCCCCCTGATCTGGCCCGCGAGGATTTGTTCGGCGATTGCGGGGAGCTCCGCCAATCCCACCTCAGTGACCATGCGCTCATAGGCGGTGAAGCTGAAAATGCTCGCCAGCCTCTCCCACGCCGCGATGCGGCTTTCATAGGGCTGCATCACGCTGTCGATCCCGGCCAGGGTCACACCGCGCAGGACGAAGGGAATCACGCTCGCCGACCATTCATCGCCAGCCGCAAGGCCCACCGAGGCAACACACCCGCCTTGATGCATCTGCTTGAGCAACTCACCCAGCGGCGCGCCCCCGACATTGTCCACCGCCCCGATCCATTTGGTGCCAAGCAGCTTCTTAGATGATGGCGCGAGCACGTCTCGTCCGACGACCTCCCGCGCACCCAGGGCAATAAGATCATCTACGAGTTCGGGACGCCCGCTCATGGCGTGCACCTTGTAGCCGAGCCGGCCCAGCAATAGGGTGGCCATCGACCCC from Pelagibacterium sp. 26DY04 harbors:
- a CDS encoding acryloyl-CoA reductase — its product is MTFRALVSDKSAGGMIVSKVREVDEGELPEGNVLVGIDWAGFNYKDGLVLLGHGGLVRSYPHIGGVDFAGRVIESSDARYHPGQAVALTGWRVGEWHWGGFATRARVSADWLVPLPKGLSTREAMVLGTAGLTAMLAVNRLKSEGIKPGAGDILVTGAGGGVGSMATLLLGRLGYKVHAMSGRPELVDDLIALGAREVVGRDVLAPSSKKLLGTKWIGAVDNVGGAPLGELLKQMHQGGCVASVGLAAGDEWSASVIPFVLRGVTLAGIDSVMQPYESRIAAWERLASIFSFTAYERMVTEVGLAELPAIAEQILAGQIRGRVIVQPKH